A window of the bacterium genome harbors these coding sequences:
- the purB gene encoding adenylosuccinate lyase, with translation SRYVHKGLTSSDVLDTALALQLRDATDLLLEGVDRLLAATRVRALEHKDTLMIGRSHGIHAEPVTFGLVMAQWHEEMQRARVRLLHARDEIAVGKLSGAVGTFAQTPAEYEVRVMARLGLAPEPVSTQGGQRDRHAAYFSTLAVVAASLEKFAVQVRHWQRTEVLEAEERFSRGQKGSSAMPHKRNPVLSENVCGLARLVRGHALAALESVALWHERDISHSSVERIILPDSTILVDYMLGKLIDLMDGWVVYPERMKENLDRSHGLVFSEHVMLALIRTGITREEAYARVQGPAMATWNEGGDFQERLLRDPQVGGVLGEAALARCFDLEEHFKNVDAIFSRVFGEGSP, from the coding sequence AGCCGTTACGTCCACAAGGGGCTCACCAGCTCCGATGTGCTCGACACGGCGCTGGCCCTGCAGCTGCGCGACGCGACGGACCTCCTGCTGGAGGGGGTGGACCGGCTGCTAGCGGCGACGCGGGTGCGCGCGCTCGAGCACAAAGACACGCTCATGATCGGGCGCAGCCACGGGATCCACGCGGAGCCGGTGACCTTCGGCCTCGTCATGGCGCAGTGGCACGAGGAGATGCAGCGTGCGCGCGTTCGCCTCCTACACGCCCGAGACGAGATCGCCGTCGGCAAGCTCTCGGGTGCCGTCGGCACCTTCGCCCAGACCCCTGCCGAGTATGAGGTGCGGGTCATGGCGCGGCTCGGGCTGGCGCCAGAGCCCGTGAGCACCCAGGGTGGACAGCGTGACCGTCACGCCGCTTATTTCTCGACCCTGGCCGTCGTGGCGGCCTCCCTCGAGAAATTCGCCGTGCAGGTCCGTCACTGGCAGCGCACCGAGGTCTTGGAGGCCGAGGAGCGCTTCTCCCGCGGTCAGAAGGGCTCGAGCGCGATGCCCCACAAGCGCAACCCTGTGCTCAGCGAGAACGTCTGTGGCCTCGCGCGGCTCGTGAGGGGCCACGCGCTCGCGGCGCTCGAGAGCGTGGCGCTCTGGCACGAGCGCGACATCAGCCACTCCTCGGTGGAGCGCATCATTCTTCCCGACAGCACGATTCTGGTGGACTACATGCTGGGCAAGCTGATCGACCTCATGGATGGGTGGGTCGTCTATCCCGAGCGGATGAAGGAAAACCTCGACCGGTCACACGGCCTTGTCTTCAGCGAACACGTCATGCTCGCGCTGATCCGCACGGGAATCACGCGCGAGGAGGCCTATGCCCGCGTTCAGGGGCCGGCGATGGCGACCTGGAACGAAGGCGGCGATTTTCAGGAGCGCCTGCTGCGCGACCCGCAGGTGGGCGGGGTGCTCGGGGAGGCGGCGCTGGCGCGCTGCTTCGACCTGGAGGAGCATTTCAAAAACGTAGACGCCATATTTTCAAGGGTATTCGGGGAGGGTTCCCCTTAG